The window CAGATGCTCGCCGAGATTTTCCGGCAGCACAAGGCGGGGTGAGCGCCCCAACCAAATACTCCGTCATTGCGAGCGAAGCGAAGCAATCCAGGGCGGGTTACGCAACTCTGGATTGCCGCGTCGCTTCGCTCCTCGCAAAGACGGGTTCCTAATCCCACCGCTCGGCACGCTTATGATCGCTGCCACGCTGCTCGACCCATGCCGCCCGCCCGTCGCCGAACGTCTCGCGCTTCCACAGCATCACATCGGTCTTCAACCGGTCGATCAGAAACTCGACCGCCGCCAGCGCCTCGCCGCGATGCGGGCTGCTCGCCAGCACCAGCACGATCGTCTCGCCCGGTGCCATGCCGCCGACGCGGTGGATCAAGGTCAGCGCCGAAACCCCCCAACGCTTTGTCGCCTCGGTCGCCAATTCCTCCAGGCCCGTCACGGTCAGCACCGGATGATGGTCGAGGAACAGCTCGGTCAGCCCGCCGTCGCCGCGCACCCGGCCGACAAAGCTTGCGCTCGCGCCGTGCCCGCCGGCATCATGCGCGGCCAGTTCGGCGGCGACGTCGATCGCCGCGGGCTGGACCGCGACGCGGATCATCCGCCGGTCACCGGCGGAAACAGCGCGATCTCGGCCACGCCAACGACGATGGCATCGGGACCGACCATCTGCCCGTCGACCGCCGCGCGAATGCGCGCGGGTTCGGCGAAGGCCAGCCCGCCGCGATCGTCGCGCGCGGCGAGCCAGGCGATCAGGTCGGCGACCGTGTGCACGTCGTCGGGAAGCGCGACCGCCTCGTCGGCGACCCCCATCCGCTCCCGCACCCAGGCGAAATAGCTCAGCGTCAGCGCCATGCGCTC is drawn from Sphingopyxis sp. OPL5 and contains these coding sequences:
- the moaD gene encoding molybdopterin converting factor subunit 1; this encodes MALTLSYFAWVRERMGVADEAVALPDDVHTVADLIAWLAARDDRGGLAFAEPARIRAAVDGQMVGPDAIVVGVAEIALFPPVTGG
- a CDS encoding molybdenum cofactor biosynthesis protein MoaE, coding for MIRVAVQPAAIDVAAELAAHDAGGHGASASFVGRVRGDGGLTELFLDHHPVLTVTGLEELATEATKRWGVSALTLIHRVGGMAPGETIVLVLASSPHRGEALAAVEFLIDRLKTDVMLWKRETFGDGRAAWVEQRGSDHKRAERWD